One window from the genome of Oryza glaberrima chromosome 3, OglaRS2, whole genome shotgun sequence encodes:
- the LOC127768465 gene encoding E3 ubiquitin-protein ligase RDUF1-like — translation MSLTNAPSSMVSIVTPVTNRDSGRPVAGVPPVLVGASVSSAPELRGRAYLVHHVFYEDGSASADGGGGVAPASRASIAALREVEEEDDDGEEASDCAICLDDGEESRETCGSGRRRKEMPCGHRFHGECVERWLGIHGSCPLCRHEMPPATAAEAEEEEVVVAMVHGERVVMRGRRVVLSVLVMGRAHDDGEGPEQRGTDPIPPLPRVLIDDLD, via the coding sequence ATGTCGCTCACCAATGCTCCCTCGTCGATGGTGTCGATCGTGACGCCGGTGACGAACAGGGACAgcgggcggccggtggcgggcgTGCCGCCGGTGCTCGTCGGGGCGTCCGtctcgtcggcgccggagcTGCGGGGGCGGGCGTACCTGGTGCACCACGTCTTCTACGAGGACGGCAGCGCCAgcgccgacggtggcggcggcgtggccccGGCGTCCAGGGCATCGATCGCGGCGCTGAGggaggtcgaggaggaggacgacgacggcgaggaggcgtcCGACTGCGCGATCTGCCTCGACGACGGGGAGGAGTCCAGGGAGACGtgcgggagcgggaggaggaggaaggagatgccGTGCGGGCACCGGTTCCACGGCGAGTGCGTGGAGCGGTGGCTGGGGATCCACGGCAGCTGCCCGCTGTGCCGGCACGagatgccgccggcgacggcggcggaggcggaggaggaggaggtggtggtggcgatggtgCATGGGGAGAGGGTGGTGATGAGGGGGAGGCGCGTGGTTCTGAGCGTGCTGGTCATGGGCCGGgcccacgacgacggcgagggcccGGAGCAACGCGGCACGGATCCGATTCCTCCTCTTCCGCGTGTGCTCATAGATGATCTGGATTAA
- the LOC127768463 gene encoding probable glucomannan 4-beta-mannosyltransferase 5 isoform X2, with translation MEAGEAAGAVLFLLAAAVSLLAAVSTGALDFTYLVTVVGEGSSTSPGSGGGAWWREAWVGARSRAVAPALQVGVWACMVMSVMLVVEATYNSAVSVAARLVGWRPERRFKWEPLGGGAGAGDEEKGEAAAAAAAYPMVMVQIPMYNELEVYKLSIGAVCGLKWPKERLIIQVLDDSTDAFIKNLVELECEDWASKGLNIKYATRSGRKGFKAGALKKGMEWDYAKQCEYVAIFDADFQPEPDFLLRTVPFLMHNQNVALVQARWVFVNDRVSLLTRIQRTFLDYHFKAEQEAGSATFSFFSFNGTAGVWRTEAINDAGGWKDRTTVEDMDLAVRATLKGWKFIYLGDLRVKSELPSTYKAYCRQQFRWSCGGANLFRKMIWDVLVAKKVSSLKKIYMLYSFFLSSSCQSGALPTFLQHS, from the exons ATGGAGGCCGGCGAGGCAGCCGGCgccgtcctcttcctcctcgccgccgccgtctccctcctcgccgccgtctccaccggCGCCCTCGACTTCACCTACCTCGTCACAG TCGTCGGCGAGGgatcgtcgacgtcgccggggagcggcggcggcgcgtggtggCGCGAGGCGTGGGTGGGGGCGCGGTcgcgcgcggtggcgccggcgctgcAGGTCGGGGTGTGGGCGTGCATGGTGATGTCGGTGATGCTGGTGGTGGAGGCCACCTACAACTCCGCCGTCAGCGTCGCCGCCAGGCTCGTCGGCTGGAGGCCGGAGCGGCGGTTCAAGTGGGagcccctcggcggcggcgccggcgccggcgacgaggagaagggggaggctgctgctgctgctgctgcttatcCCATGGTCATGGTCCAGATACCCATGTATAATGAGCTCGAG GTGTACAAGTTGTCAATCGGAGCAGTTTGTGGGCTCAAGTGGCCAAAGGAGAGGTTGATAATCCAAGTTTTGGATGATTCCACGGACGCATTTATCAAG AATTTGGTTGAGCTGGAATGTGAGGATTGGGCAAGCAAAGGTCTAAACATTAAGTATGCCACCAGAAGTGGCCGCAAAGGGTTCAAAGCAGGAGCCTTGAAGAAGGGAATGGAGTGGGACTATGCCAAGCAATGCGAATATGTTGCCATATTTGATGCTGATTTCCAGCCAGAACCGGATTTCCTTCTCAGAACTGTCCCGTTCCTCATGCACAATCAGAATGTTGCGCTTGTACAAGCTCGGTGGGTTTTTG TGAATGACAGAGTAAGCCTACTGACAAGGATACAGAGGACATTCCTTGATTACCACTTCAAAGCTGAGCAGGAGGCAGGATCGGCTACATTTTCTTTCTTCAGTTTCAATG GGACCGCTGGTGTATGGCGCACAGAAGCTATCAATGACGCAGGAGGTTGGAAGGATCGAACTACAGTTGAAGACATGGACTTGGCTGTCCGAGCAACCTTAAAGGGATGGAAATTCATCTATTTAGGGGACCTCAGA GTAAAGAGTGAGCTTCCATCCACTTATAAAGCATACTGCCGACAACAGTTCCGGTGGTCTTGTGGCGGTGCAAACTTGTTCCGAAAGATGATATGGGATGTCTTGGTTGCCAAG AAAGTGTCATCCTTGAAGAAGATCTACATGCTGTATAGCTTCTTCCTG AGCTCTTCCTGCCAATCTGGGGCGTTGCCTACATTCCTACAGCACTCCTGA
- the LOC127768855 gene encoding probable apyrase 6, with protein MPDLTKPPSPRPRRRRCRLCGICLGTALLALLVSSLAHLFSPPQPQPQPPRPSPSSSPPRFAVIIDGGSTGSRAHVFATGPGGRPDLARSAVMRVTPGLSSFADEPARAGDSLRPLINFAREKVGGAAAEVRLMATAGLRLQEGRVQEAILSSCRDVLRASGFRFEDSWAEVIPGSDEGIYAWVAANYALGTLGGDPHKTIGIIELGGASAQLTFVSDEVLPPELSRNFTFGGTTYTLYSNSFLNFGQNAAQESFREILRSKDSKNGTLVDPCAPKGYSRIKEVISRPSSASKSKLENQFADSGDGDFTVCRSSSLALLKKGNEECQYQQCQLGSTFVPELHGHFLATENFYFTSKFFGLKQSSSLSDFVLAGEQFCNKDLSTLRQMYPNRSDDDFSRYCFSSAYIVALLHDSLGVPLDDKRIEYSNQVGDTQVEWALGAFISNIKGVIVEPSATGRSAHRSRPLLAVLLGVFLLGGALCLARWRKPKTKIIYDLEKGRYIITRIS; from the exons ATGCCCGACCTCACCAAACCCCCTTCCcctcgcccacgccgccgccgctgccgcctctgcGGCATCTGCCTCGGCACCGcgctcctcgccctcctcgtctCCTCCCTCGCCCACCTCTTCtccccgccgcagccgcagccacagccgccgcggccatccccctcctcctcgccaccgcgcTTCGCGGTCATCATCGACGGGGGGAGCACCGGCAGCCGGGCGCACGTCTTCGCCACGGGGCCCGGCGggcggccggatctggcgcGGTCGGCCGTGATGCGCGTCACCCCGGGGCTCTCCTCGTTCGCCGACGAGCCCGCGCGGGCCGGGGATTCGCTGCGGCCGCTGATTAATTTCGCCAGGGAGAAGGTcgggggcgccgcggcggaggtgcGGCTCATGGCCACCGCCGGGCTGCGGCTGCAGGAGGGGCGCGTCCAGGAGGCCATCCTGTCGTCCTGCAGGGACGTGCTCAGGGCTTCCGGATTCCGGTTCGAGGACTCTTGGGCCGAGGTGATCCCAG GCTCTGATGAGGGTATCTATGCTTGGGTTGCGGCAAACTATGCTCTTGGCACACTTGGAGGGGATCCACACAAAACCATTGGAATAATTGAACTTGGGGGCGCCTCAGCACAG CTGACATTTGTTTCTGATGAAGTACTTCCTCCGGAACTGTCAAGAAATTTCACTTTTGGTGGAACAACATATACTCTCTATAGCAACAGCTTTCTAAACTTTGGACAA AATGCTGCACAAGAATCCTTCCGTGAAATACTGCGGTCAAAAG ACTCCAAAAATGGTACACTTGTTGATCCATGTGCTCCTAAAGGATATTCTCGCATCAAAGAAGTAATATCAAGACCAAGCAGTGcttcaaaatcaaaattagagAATCAATTTGCTGATAGTGGGGATGGAGACTTTACAGTGTGCAGATCTTCTTCTTTGGCACTGCTGAAAAAAGGCAACG AAGAGTGCCAGTATCAACAATGCCAACTTGGATCAACTTTTGTACCTGAGCTTCATGGACATTTCTTAGCAACTGAAAATTTCTATTTTACATCAAAG TTCTTTGGACTGAAGCAATCTTCATCACTGTCTGATTTTGTGCTTGCTGGAGAACAATTTTGCAACAAGGACTTGTCTACTCTTAGGCAAATGTATCCTAATCGGTCAGATGATGATTTTTCACGTTATTGCTTCTCATCCGCATATATTGTAGCTCTACTGCACGACAGTCTTGGTGTACCACTGGATGACAAGAG GATTGAGTATTCAAATCAGGTTGGAGACACTCAAGTTGAATGGGCCCTGGGGGCTTTCATCTCAAACATAAAAGGCGTAATTGTAGAGCCATCAGCAACTGGTAGATCAGCCCATAGAAGTAGACCATTGCTTGCTGTGCTGCTGGGGGTGTTTCTTCTAGGTGGAGCACTTTGCTTGGCAAGATGGAGGAAGCCCAAGACGAAGATCATATACGACTTGGAGAAAGGCCGGTACATAATCACACGCATCAGCTGA
- the LOC127768463 gene encoding probable glucomannan 4-beta-mannosyltransferase 5 isoform X1: protein MEAGEAAGAVLFLLAAAVSLLAAVSTGALDFTYLVTVVGEGSSTSPGSGGGAWWREAWVGARSRAVAPALQVGVWACMVMSVMLVVEATYNSAVSVAARLVGWRPERRFKWEPLGGGAGAGDEEKGEAAAAAAAYPMVMVQIPMYNELEVYKLSIGAVCGLKWPKERLIIQVLDDSTDAFIKNLVELECEDWASKGLNIKYATRSGRKGFKAGALKKGMEWDYAKQCEYVAIFDADFQPEPDFLLRTVPFLMHNQNVALVQARWVFVNDRVSLLTRIQRTFLDYHFKAEQEAGSATFSFFSFNGTAGVWRTEAINDAGGWKDRTTVEDMDLAVRATLKGWKFIYLGDLRVKSELPSTYKAYCRQQFRWSCGGANLFRKMIWDVLVAKKVSSLKKIYMLYSFFLVRRVVAPAVAFILYNVIIPVSVMIPELFLPIWGVAYIPTALLIVTAIRNPENLHTVPLWILFESVMSMHRLRAAVAGLLQLQEFNQWIVTKKVGNNAFDENNETPLLQKSRKRLINRVNLPEIGLSVFLIFCASYNLVFHGKNSFYINLYLQGLAFFLLGLNCVGTLPDHCCF, encoded by the exons ATGGAGGCCGGCGAGGCAGCCGGCgccgtcctcttcctcctcgccgccgccgtctccctcctcgccgccgtctccaccggCGCCCTCGACTTCACCTACCTCGTCACAG TCGTCGGCGAGGgatcgtcgacgtcgccggggagcggcggcggcgcgtggtggCGCGAGGCGTGGGTGGGGGCGCGGTcgcgcgcggtggcgccggcgctgcAGGTCGGGGTGTGGGCGTGCATGGTGATGTCGGTGATGCTGGTGGTGGAGGCCACCTACAACTCCGCCGTCAGCGTCGCCGCCAGGCTCGTCGGCTGGAGGCCGGAGCGGCGGTTCAAGTGGGagcccctcggcggcggcgccggcgccggcgacgaggagaagggggaggctgctgctgctgctgctgcttatcCCATGGTCATGGTCCAGATACCCATGTATAATGAGCTCGAG GTGTACAAGTTGTCAATCGGAGCAGTTTGTGGGCTCAAGTGGCCAAAGGAGAGGTTGATAATCCAAGTTTTGGATGATTCCACGGACGCATTTATCAAG AATTTGGTTGAGCTGGAATGTGAGGATTGGGCAAGCAAAGGTCTAAACATTAAGTATGCCACCAGAAGTGGCCGCAAAGGGTTCAAAGCAGGAGCCTTGAAGAAGGGAATGGAGTGGGACTATGCCAAGCAATGCGAATATGTTGCCATATTTGATGCTGATTTCCAGCCAGAACCGGATTTCCTTCTCAGAACTGTCCCGTTCCTCATGCACAATCAGAATGTTGCGCTTGTACAAGCTCGGTGGGTTTTTG TGAATGACAGAGTAAGCCTACTGACAAGGATACAGAGGACATTCCTTGATTACCACTTCAAAGCTGAGCAGGAGGCAGGATCGGCTACATTTTCTTTCTTCAGTTTCAATG GGACCGCTGGTGTATGGCGCACAGAAGCTATCAATGACGCAGGAGGTTGGAAGGATCGAACTACAGTTGAAGACATGGACTTGGCTGTCCGAGCAACCTTAAAGGGATGGAAATTCATCTATTTAGGGGACCTCAGA GTAAAGAGTGAGCTTCCATCCACTTATAAAGCATACTGCCGACAACAGTTCCGGTGGTCTTGTGGCGGTGCAAACTTGTTCCGAAAGATGATATGGGATGTCTTGGTTGCCAAG AAAGTGTCATCCTTGAAGAAGATCTACATGCTGTATAGCTTCTTCCTGGTGAGGAGAGTTGTTGCCCCTGCTGTTGCCTTTATTCTCTACAATGTTATCATCCCTGTGTCGGTCATGATCCCAGAGCTCTTCCTGCCAATCTGGGGCGTTGCCTACATTCCTACAGCACTCCTGATTGTCACTGCCATAAGAAATCCAGA AAATCTGCACACAGTGCCACTGTGGATTTTATTCGAGAGCGTCATGTCCATGCATCGGTTGAGAGCTGCTGTAGCTGGTCTGCTGCAACTGCAAGAATTCAACCAATGGATCGTGACGAAGAAAGTGGGGAACAATGCCTTCGACGAGAATAATGAGACTCCATTGCTTCAAAAATCCAGGAAAAGGTTAATAAACAG AGTGAATCTGCCTGAGATCGGATTATCGGTGTTCCTCATCTTTTGTGCATCCTACAACCTTGTCTTCCATGGAAAGAACAGCTTCTACATAAATCTCTATCTCCAAGGATTAGCCTTCTTTCTTCTGGGGCTGAATTGCGTTGGCACTCTACCTGATCATTGCTGCTTCTGA